Part of the Zingiber officinale cultivar Zhangliang chromosome 8A, Zo_v1.1, whole genome shotgun sequence genome, ACACATATAAACCTGTAATGCAATAAGTATGATTATAAATTTTGAATCATGAAGTTACAGTAAAATTTATCAACTTACAACAAGTAGGTGTGCAAATCTTTTCAGCGTTAGAGTTTGATTTCCCTCAAGGCCTGGTGGCTTGGGCCTTAATGAGAGCATCACACCAATGCCCTCTATATGCGGGGTGATATAGTCATATACAACTTACACTAGTTATATCTATATAAATTTTCAAAGTCATTTATACAATCAAGTAATAAATTTACTGGAAATCTAGATATActgctagtagtagtaaataacacccatataaaaatatataaaataataagttGACAAAACAAAAGATCAATTTAGGATATGATTATTTGTTGATGTTGATCAGCTTGTTCTCTATTTCATTCTTTAGACAATTCCGATCTATGAAATGTTACAGGTAGAATAGGGTGGAGGCAACATCCAAATGCAAAGGGACTTCATAGCTATAAATCGGAAGTCCTAAAATTAGTATAAATCTTTTCTTGTGAATCTAATTTTCTGATTTTGAAAGATGAAACACTTAGCATGATAGTctcaattatcaaacatattttgtacagTGCCTCTGATGTTTGCTGATGCTTGCATTATGCGATATGTTTAGGGCCCAAGCAAATGGACTTCTACTTATCAACTCCATCTGTCACTCATTTGGTGCTAGTGTAATATGAATGACTTAAACTGCAAGGACATTATTGttctattgtattttttttatgatatgcaCAAGAAGTAGATCTTCTAAGGGATGATGAAGTACTAGACCTCATTTAATtatgtaaataaatatttaatatcttaGTGATCTATTATAATGTtagttttgaataataaaataatatttcagcTAATTATGGTTAGCTGTTGCAACGTTCCAGTAGCTACGATTTCGTAGATGCTACAATATGGTTAGACCAACAAGATGTAACAGCTACGGTactgtagttgctacaacattttGGTCTAAAAATGTTGTAACAACTATGGTATCATAACTGCTACAATGTATTGGTTAGACCAAAAAGTTATAGCAGTTATGAAATCATAACTACTATAACGTGGTAGGACCACAAACAATAACATTGTAACAACTATGATTCCGTAACTACAATAATGTTGTATTTGCTACATTTAGATGGAGGAAAATGTTTAGGATGCGTATATGAAAAAACACACTGCAAATGAATGACGATGAGCAAGCGAAGCGACACCGAGAGTGTTGATCAACGATGACGATGATCACGATGAAACAAGGCAACATCGAGGGAGTTGATCGATTAAGATGATTAAGGACCAAACGAGAAAATTAGTAGAGTTCAAAATATTTGAGTTTTTGAAAGGAAAAGGAGAGAGAGAAGGtttagaatttatttttaattctgaAAGGATACTACTACTACAATGGAAAAAATCAAATATCAAGTAAATAAGTGATTAGCATATTCAACAAACTATTTATAATTTCGTATTGTCATAAAAAAACAATACAATAACATACATAAATAGATTATGGAGCATTATAAATCTAATCGAACAACTTATAAATAAGCACATAAAATTAATGAGTTTAAGGAATAATATGGTAAAAGAAGATAGAAAATAAATAGCTCGTTGCAAAGAGGAAGAACACTGCAGTTTGCAGCAGAGGAAAAATCTGTGAAGACATCTATCTGCTACACTCGAGCCTACTCGATATTTATACTAAGCCGCTTGACCTAAGTAGATTAAGCAGTTGAATAGATCAAGCACCTAGTCAAGAGGGCTGATAAGTATGAGATGGACTACATAACAAAGTTGCCTTGGCGATTGCCCCGGCTAATTTTGAGTAGTATAAGATCTTTTTTATCACTTTACAACTCAAATAACTATACTAGAAGAATCTCAGGCAAACAATACTTCACATACAAGTAACAATTTGTAATTGACAACATTTAGAAATAGACTATAATTTTGTATTAACAAACAAGGAAATTCAAGAGTGACACTTTCAATGAAGCTGGACAAAGAAGCTTCTAGCTAGAATATTCACAGATGGGATAGATTTaatagaaggaaagtgatttttcaCTAACCTTGGCATAtgcagaaaaaggaaaacagAACACCTTTTTTACATTTTAAAAGGCACAATGTCTTCTACTTTGAGAGGAGTTCAACTGACAACTTCCTAAAATAAGTGTTTTGCAAGTCAAACAGGTTGTAAAAAGGAATTTGGAAAAAACAAGCATCCTCATGTCTACATTAGCAGCTAACATTTATAATCGATCAACTAGGAAAGTAATACGTAAACCATATGAGAAACTAGAACAAGAATGGTTCAATATCATTGTTTATCCATCAAAAACAAACCTATCTAAATCTTTGCATTCATTGGCAGTTTGGATTATTCCCTAGAACTCGAGACTACAACTCACAAGACTTCAAGCAGTTTGGGTAATTTATCTTGGTAAGGGAGCACATACTTCTGCAAAAAGATTGGACCAGACAATAAGAAAAATCTATGTAGCTTCTTTGTCGACTCCCATAACCCTTCAGATTTCAATatctccatcacacgaaatcgAGGAATCAACCTCTTTTCCAAACTTAATCCTAAAGGCGACGGGTGGTAAGCAATGTCTAAAGGTGCAATCCCGACATCCTTGATAAGAAATTCCATCTTCCTCCGCAATGCCTCTGTGGAACTCCATAAAAAAGTTGGATGTTTCTGGACTGCAGTATTGAAATCagagttcgacaaaccaaaactGTTCATGAGCTTAACTTGGGCCTCAAATTTTTCTTTGCTGACCCCGTGCAGCACAAAAAGGATCCAGAGGTACATCCCGGATCCACGGGGAATTCCAATCCCATCAGCTCTATCTACTAGAGCCCGAAGGGCATCAGGGTTTGGCACGATGAAGCTGGGGTGGTTTTTAATGACAAAAGAAACCCGGTCTTCAGGAATACCACATTCGTCCTGCAAGAAGTTCATGTTGCGCACTACATTGTCAAAGTTGCTGCACAAAAACCATCCACTCCTCCGGAGATTCTTGAGGAGGATCTCCCTCGATCCAAATAAACTTTCCCAAGTCTTCAATTTGAGGAGAAGCGTGTTATGGCTCTTGAAGCCAATAACCATAGGGTGCATCCGAACGACATTGATGATGTCAGATTCAGATAATCCCATTTCGCGTAAAATTTTAAACTTCGGAGCGAGGTTCGTCTCCACATCCCAGCAGAGCAATCCTGGTTTCCAAGCTAGTATCCTTCTCAGATTAGCACCATCAAGGCCCTGAGATCTGAAGAATCCAAGAACGGCGTCGGGCTTCTCGGTGGATTGAATACGAGGGAGTAACTTGGAGACCTTGGAAGCATCGTCGGCGGAGAACCCGAATGTATCCACGAGGTACTCGACCAGGAAGTGGGGATCGGGAGAAGCGGTGGCGCCTGAGGCGGAGACGGATGTGCCGGTGGAGAAGAAGGCGCGGTGGAGTTGGGTCGAAGGAAGGAAGGCATGGCGGCGGACCAGGGATTGAAGCATCGCGTCGGTTCGTCAAGCGACAACACAAGGACTAAGAACGACCCAAATAGAGACCCCGCAAAACCCTACTTCCCTTTTACGTTCTGTGTAGCATGCGTTCGGGCGTGCACTGATAGAGAATTATAGGAACGAATTTAGTAAACTTTTTGGTACAATTAGTTAAACCAAGTGGTGCATTTTTTTTTAGATGGCTGAACAAACTTGAGTCTAGACCTTGTACTGAAATTTAGGGGGCTGGATCTTCTGGACCTTTTATTCCTTGTCTCTCCCTGAATCATACATTGATATAAAAATCTCCCTCACGTGCAAAATGTGTGCACGCGCCAACGCACATAAGCCCTAGCGAACTCCGACATTGCCACCCTCCAGCGCTGCCTCCCTTGTCGCCTGCGGCCTCCCTCCAGCGCTGCCTCCGCACAAAAGCCCTAGCCTCTCGACCTCCAGCACCGCCTCCCTCTAGCGCCGTCGACCTCCCTCCAGCATCGCCAACCTCTAGCGCCCTCCCTCTAGCGCCGCCGACCTCCAGCGACCTCCCTCGATCTCCTTTCCGCGACTTCCAGCGACCTCTAACGACCCCGAATTCCATCGCTCCCCCTCCAGATTGAAGACCAGAAGATTTCTTATAAAGATCTCCATGTTTAAGTGGCTCAGAATTAGATTTCTATATGATGGGGCCTCCGCTAACTAGTGAGGTGCTAGAAATTGATCCTGCATAAGAGAGAGAACCAGAATAGCTAGACCGACCAGAGGCATTCGGTATGATAGACCCTGAATCAGAGCCGGCCCTGGGCCAGGGCTACCAGGGCTCCTGCCCAGGGCCCAAAAATACCTAGGGGcccatttatatatataaaagtttatatttgttaacattttttttataaaggtTCTTCATCCCTCATTCCCTCGTTAAAGCCCTCATCCCTCGCTGAAGCCCTCGTCAAATCCCTAACTAAAGCTGAACGCCAGCGATTCTCCATGCCATAGCACCAAAGCGTCCTCACGATTCTCCTTGTTGAAGCCGGAAGCCCTCCTCGTCGGGTCTTCGCTCTCTCGGTACGACGACTACGGGCGCATCTCTGCTCTCTCAAAGACGTTGAAGACCTCCTCGCCATGCCTTTCCTTCCTCATTGCGATGACTACTGGCCCTCTCTGGCTCTCTCAAAGGTGTGACTTGTTACTTCACACTTCTGTAAACCCTAAATGGGTCTTCATCTTTGCTTTTCTATTTTTATCTCGTCTGTTTCGATCAAACCGTACGACTTTGAATAAAAATAGGGCTTGATTGGTTGTGACAATCGGAGTCTTATTGTGCTGGGACATAGAACTCTTTGTGAGCTTGATTGGTTGTGACAATTCGGCGACCATGATAAGGGTGTGGTGTTTATACATGTTTTCTTTGGGATTATTGTGTTGATAAGTTCAATAGAGGAGATGGTATTGTGGAGTTATTTCTGCGAGAAAGCAGAGTTCAAAGGTTTTGCAGAATTTCATGTGTTATGGAGATCTTTGAATTAAGGCTGTGAAGGATTAATTATGCTTTGGGTTATCTGGTTTATGAAGTTATATGTTGGGTTGGGGATTTCGGCAGAATATGGTGTTATGTAGTGAGTAGTTGGTAGGAGATGCTGATTGCAGGATTCCTGATTTTAAATACTGGAGAGGCTGTTCTCGGATTTTAAGGTGGACTTGGAACTTTCGGACAAATTTGAAAAAGGCAAAAGTGTGGAGTTTCATTCCGGTTTCATGGGGTTTATCTTTTGTGTCCTTAGATTTTGGTGTCGATTTTGGTACGTTTGGCTTTGTTGGTGGTGTGAAGTTATTTCTGCAGGGTGGAATTCATATAGTGAAGCATTTGTGGAATGATTTTTTTCCTTGAACATGGAAGATGATGGTTGCTAGTGGGATTTCTTTTCTATGCAACTTTGGAGCTGTGCTGAGGGCAGTGGCATGGTTTGGTTTTGCTTTGAGAATGGTGCTCTAAGGGTTATCAGTTGGTGATTGGTAAAGCAAGTTTTGTGGAATATGGAAATATGATCTCATGGTATGCTCTGGGTTCGTTGCTGTGACTATTGGTGGCTAGTTTCATTTGCTGTTGCTGATAAGTGGATGTTGGGTTTGTGGAAGCTCCTTGCTGAAGGAATTTTGCATGAGGTTCCGTGGTGTCTAGATTTGTTTGGAATTTTATGTGCCAAATGTTTGATGCTGAATTTTGGTGCAATGAATGGCTGGTGGTGAATGGCAGTTCTGCACTATAATTTTTTATGGTTTGCTATAGTGGGAGTTTCTTATGTGCATCAGTAATATGCTTTCTTGAAGGTAGAAATTTTTGGCCTTAGTTTGCTGGAGAGGTTGGTGCTGCAAGGTTGCTCTTTTATTGGTTCCTATGTGcagattttttaattttgtatattGGTGAGGAAGGgatctttaaattttagatttgtAAAGTTTATAGagttggtttgcatttctttagAGCTTATCAAAGATCAGTGAGATTTTGTAATAAATCATACTAAAAAGGTTAGGTTTACCTCCTTCTAATATGGTATTTCTTTTTCCAATAAATaacaggtttttttttaaaaaaaaacgaggAGGCATCTAACATTTTAAGTTTTTataaactaaaatttattttactgtttatACTGAGTAACCAATTAGGTCATTTTTCATAAAAAGTTTTTGCTCATCGCATGagtcaatttaaaattttaaacattgatagtatttttaatttttgttattgtTAGGATTCCTatacataaaatttaatttatttatactgagttttaatttttcttatcgaAGTATACATGCAATGTCaccatttttttataaaaatattttaattcttAACTACTCTGTTGAATAAATTGTTTAAATTGTTCAAACTCAAAATGAATATATTTGTGACAGGTCTTTCTGATGTTCTCTTCGTTCTTCTAGGTTTGTTGATGTTAAAAATAAGAGTTATGGAGGTAAGCTGATTAgactgtaattttttatttttattatttcctaTATTAGTGTCAGGAGTGTTACATTACTTTGTTTATCTTTTTGTATTTTTGAGTTAAATTTTTCTTCGCTATCAGTGTTATTTT contains:
- the LOC122011028 gene encoding transcription termination factor MTERF8, chloroplastic-like is translated as MLQSLVRRHAFLPSTQLHRAFFSTGTSVSASGATASPDPHFLVEYLVDTFGFSADDASKVSKLLPRIQSTEKPDAVLGFFRSQGLDGANLRRILAWKPGLLCWDVETNLAPKFKILREMGLSESDIINVVRMHPMVIGFKSHNTLLLKLKTWESLFGSREILLKNLRRSGWFLCSNFDNVVRNMNFLQDECGIPEDRVSFVIKNHPSFIVPNPDALRALVDRADGIGIPRGSGMYLWILFVLHGVSKEKFEAQVKLMNSFGLSNSDFNTAVQKHPTFLWSSTEALRRKMEFLIKDVGIAPLDIAYHPSPLGLSLEKRLIPRFRVMEILKSEGLWESTKKLHRFFLLSGPIFLQKYVLPYQDKLPKLLEVL